The Echeneis naucrates chromosome 8, fEcheNa1.1, whole genome shotgun sequence genome has a window encoding:
- the natd1 gene encoding protein NATD1 gives MAQAAQSNAFDANNAQIHVEHDRKRRQFVIRLNGSHDRAVLLYEYVGKKTVDLQHTEVPDAYRGRGIAKHLAKAAMDFVVEEDLKAHLTCWYIQKYVKENPQPQYFEHIYQ, from the exons ATGGCGCAGGCGGCGCAGTCAAATGCCTTCGACGCAAATAACGCTCAAATCCACGTGGAGCACGATAGAAAGCGTCGACAGTTTGTCATAAGACTAAATG GATCACACGATCGTGCCGTCCTCTTGTATGAATATGTTGGAAAAAAGACAGTGGACTTGCAACACACTGAAGTTCCAGATGCTTATAGAGGGAGAGGAATAGCCAAGCACCTGGCCAAG GCAGCCATGGATTTTGTGGTAGAAGAGGATCTGAAAGCCCATTTGACCTGCTGGTACATTCAGAAATACGTCAAAGAGAATCCTCAGCCTCAGTACTTTGAACATATTTATCAATGA
- the tmem11 gene encoding transmembrane protein 11, mitochondrial produces the protein MASLGRRRGVPVSRERGVMAATDCYIVHEIYNGENAQDQFEYELEQALEAQYKYIVIEPTRIGDETARWITVGNCLHKTAVLSGTACLLTPLSLPAEYSRYVALPAGALSVACAALYGISWQFDPCCKYQVEYDSQKLSRLPLHTLTSSTPVVLVRRDDIHRKRLHNTIALAALAYCAKKIYELYAV, from the exons ATGGCGTCGCTGGGAAGGAGGCGCGGTGTCCCAGTAAGCAGGGAGAG ggGAGTGATGGCAGCTACAGACTGCTATATTGTGCACGAGATCTACAATGGAGAGAATGCACAGGACCAGTTTGAATATGAGCTGGAGCAGGCACTGGAGGCCCAGTATAAATACATTGTTATTGAGCCCACACGCATCGGAGATGAAACGGCCCGTTGGATTACAGTGGGCAACTGCCTGCACAAGACGGCCGTTTTGTCAGGCACCGCTTGCCTCTTGACGCCACTTTCACTACCTGCTGAATACTCACGCTATGTGGCATTGCCCGCAGGTGCCCTCAGCGTGGCCTGTGCTGCCCTCTATGGGATTTCATGGCAGTTTGACCCATGCTGCAAGTACCAGGTGGAATATGACAGCCAAAAACTCTCGCGGCTGCCCCTGCATACACTCACCTCCTCGACACCCGTTGTATTGGTACGCAGGGATGACATCCACAGAAAGAGACTCCATAATACGATAGCACTGGCTGCCCTGGCATATTGCGCCAAGAAGATCTACGAACTCTATGCTGTATGA
- the dhrs7b gene encoding dehydrogenase/reductase SDR family member 7B, translated as MDRVMGGGMLPLVLASVGVLLLYRILTHLRPGASLRDAVVVITGASSGLGKECARVFHAAGARLVLCGRDTARLQQVVQELTACSTGTKHQTYTPRIIIFDLAKTDTVDRAAEEILKCYGQVDVLINNAGISYRGNILDTHLSVQRDVMETNYFGPIALTQALLPSMVHHRRGHIVVISSVQGKIAIPYRSAYAASKHATQAYFDCLRAELGRYGIPVTVVSPGYIQTNLSVNAMTGDGSKYGVLDNTTATGWDPRDVAQAVLRAVRQRRKDVILAGPLPTLAIYLRTLWPTLFFKLMSSRALKEQKLKDK; from the exons ATGGATCGAGTCATGGGAGGAGGAATGCTGCCACTGGTTTTAGCCAGTGTGGGGGTCTTGCTGTTGTACCGGATACTCACTCACCTCAGACCAGGAGCTTCTCTGCGGGATGCTGTAGTAGTCATCACAGGGGCCAGCTCTGGACTGGGAAAAG AATGTGCACGGGTCTTCCACGCTGCAGGTGCACGGCTTGTGCTCTGTGGTCGCGATACAGCCCGTCTGCAGCAGGTGGTGCAGGAGCTTACAGCATGTTCAACAGGCACAAAGCAccag ACTTACACTCCCAGAATTATTATCTTCGACCTGGCTAAGACCGACACGGtggacagagctgcagaggagatcCTGAAATGTTACGGACAAGTGGATGTCCTCATCAATAATGCTGGAATCAGTTACCGTGGCAACATACTGGATACCCATCTTTCAGTTCAACGGGATGTGATGGAAACAAATTACTTTGGGCCCATTGCTCTTACTCAGG CTCTCCTGCCCTCCATGGTCCACCACCGTAGAGGCCATATCGTAGTCATTAGCAGTGTCCAGGGAAAGATAGCCATTCCTTACAGATCAGCGT ATGCAGCCTCTAAGCACGCAACCCAGGCTTACTTCGACTGCTTGCGGGCAGAACTGGGCCGCTATGGGATTCCAGTGACCGTAGTCAGTCCAGGGTACATCCAAACCAACCTGTCTGTCAACGCCATGACAGGGGACGGCTCGAAATACGGAG TTTTGGATAACACCACAGCTACGGGCTGGGATCCCAGGGACGTGGCTCAGGCTGTTTTAAGGGCTGTCCGACAAAGGAGGAAAGATGTCATTTTGGCAGGACCTCTGCCTACCCTGGCCATCTACCTGCGCACATTATGGCCCACACTTTTCTTCAAACTAATGTCTTCTCGAGCTCTCAAGGAGCAGAAACTGAAAGACAAATGA